One segment of Panicum virgatum strain AP13 chromosome 1K, P.virgatum_v5, whole genome shotgun sequence DNA contains the following:
- the LOC120707693 gene encoding CMP-sialic acid transporter 5-like gives MQRNGVVECSVCRNRLVVPSPRSVSRAYDKHRSKMSSKFRALNVFLVVGDCILVGLQPILVFMSKVDGKFQFSPISVNFLTEVMKVIFAIVMLIIQSRKQKVGEKPLLARSTFIQAARNNVLLAVPALLYAINNYLKFIMQLYFNPATVKMLSNLKVLVIAVLLKFIMRRRFSVIQWEALALLLIGISINQLRTVPAGNTAFGLPVTAIAYIYTLVFVTVPSMASVYNEYALKSQYDTSIYLQNLFLYGYGAIFNFLGILGTALFQGPESFNILRGHSRATMFLICNNAAQGILSSFFFKYADTILKKYSSTVATIFTGLASAAFLGHTLTINFLLGISVVFISMHQFFSPLAKVKDDKPADLLELEDTQNHRSSESSFVNMTAGAADDASHRIGTDERQPLLPT, from the exons ATGCAGCGGAATGGGGTGGTGGAATGCAGCGTCTGCCGCAACCGGCTGGTGGTGCCGAGCCCGCGGAGCGTGTCCAGGGCCTACGACAAGCACCGCAGCAAGATGTCGTCCAagttccgcgcgctcaacgtcTTCCTAGTTGTCGGCGACTGCATCCTTGTCGGCCTCCAG CCCATCCTAGTGTTCATGTCAAAGGTTGATGGGAAGTTTCAGTTCAGTCCCATCAGTGTTAACTTTCTGACGGAGGTTATGAAAGTTATCTTTGCTATCGTGATGCTCATAATTCAG TCTAGAAAGCAAAAGGTTGGAGAAAAGCCACTTTTGGCACGTTCGACCTTCATACAG GCAGCCCGTAATAATGTACTTCTAGCTGTTCCTGCTCTTCTATATGCTATCAACAATTACCTAAAATTTATCATGCAG CTGTACTTCAATCCTGCAACTGTGAAAATGCTAAGTAATTTAAAG GTGCTGGTCATAGCTGTCCTTCTGAAATTTATAATGAGGAGGAGATTCTCGGTAATTCAG TGGGAAGCTCTTGCTTTATTGCTTATTGGAATCAGCATCAATCAACTTCGGACTGTACCTGCAGGCAATACCGCATTTGGTCTTCCTGTCACTGCAATTGCGTACATATATACACTGGTTTTT GTAACTGTTCCTTCGATGGCTTCTGTCTACAATGAATATGCCTTGAAGAGCCAATATGACACTAGCATTTATCTCCAG AACTTGTTTCTGTATGGATATGGAGCAATATTCAACTTCCTTGGCATTCTTGGGACTGCCTTGTTCCAAG GGCCAGAGAGTTTTAATATCCTTAGAGGACATTCAAGGGCCACAATGTTTCTCATATGTAACAATGCTGCACAAGGCATTCTATCTTCATTCTTCTTCAAGTATGCAG ACACAATTTTGAAGAAGTATTCGTCAACTGTTGCCACAATATTTACTGGCCTAGCTTCTGCTGCATTTTTGGGTCATACCTTGACCATTAATTTTCTCCTGGGCATATCAGTGGTGTTTATTTCAATGCACCAG TTCTTCTCTCCACTTGCTAAAGTCAAAGATGACAAACCTGCTGACTTATTAGAGTTGGAAGATACACAAAACCATCG GTCATCTGAATCTTCTTTTGTAAATATGACTGCTGGTGCGGCTGATGAT GCGAGCCATCGGATTGGCACTGATGAGAGGCAACCACTATTGCCTACATGA
- the LOC120707707 gene encoding nicotinamidase 1-like — MGTEAAASAVDLLRSRIPFQTDGELVLPPRGVGLVLVDLCNGFCTVGAGNLAPVAPNKQIEKMMGEAARLSKLFCDRNWPIFAFLDTHYPDKPEPPYPPHCIIGTGEENFVPHLEWLEKEPNVTIKRKSCIDGYISCIEKDGSSVFADWVGKYQIKTVLVLGICTDICVLDFASSTLAARNIDRVPPLQDVVIYSEGCATYDLPVEVATNVKGALAHPQDLMHHIGLYMAKGRGAKVVDRVVVEP; from the exons ATggggacggaggccgccgcctccgccgtggaCCTGCTCCGGTCGCGGATCCCGTTCCAGACCGACGGGGAGCTCGTCCTCCCGCCGCGCGGGGTGGGGCTCGTCCTCGTCGACCTCTGCAACGGCTTCTGCACCGTCGGCGCCGGGAACCTC GCTCCTGTTGCACCAAACAAGCAGATCGAAAAGATGATGGGAGAGGCGGCTAGGCTCTCTAAGCTGTTCTGTGATAGAAACTGGCCAATCTTTGCGTTTCTTGATACCCACTATCCAGATAAGCCTGAACCACCATATCCCCCTCACTGTATCATTGGTACTGGGGAGGAGAACTTTGTTCCAC ATCTGGAGTGGTTGGAAAAGGAGCCGAATGTGACTATAAAGAGGAAAAGTTGTATCGATGGGTACATCAGTTGTATAGAGAAGGATGGTTCCAGTGTTTTTGCTGATTGGGTTGGAAAATACCAAATCAAAACT GTCTTGGTGCTCGGAATATGCACAGACATCTGTGTTTTGGATTTTGCAAGCTCAACTCTGGCTGCTCGAAATATTGACCGAGTGCCTCCATTACAAGATGTTGTGATTTATTCAGAGGGTTGTGCTACATATGACCTTCCTGTTGAGGTTGCGACGAATGTTAAAGGAGCTCTTGCCCATCCACAG GATCTTATGCATCATATCGGACTCTACATGGCCAAAGGAAGGGGTGCAAAGGTAGTTGACAGGGTTGTCGTCGAGCCTTGA
- the LOC120707708 gene encoding uncharacterized protein LOC120707708, whose translation MAFPTPAAVLVDENMHIHRGKRADAPRAKPLKPSEKKPGLQERKALQDVSNFPNGTALKDRSMKEKSQQRKALQNVTNTIQSKDRPTLKEQRSTLKEKSTLGKHDVIKNPMNVLTDEEIKKCHEWAKDGVEGAHFYDHQKADKDMQDKRVKKKVANVMPALDGWSNMVFDRVMFPAMEVDKFFEEELELEPEILPDISWGLSISGDEAKLAEDSFTDDELDQYPSLDNHPVMFELRDEPAIPQLGVH comes from the exons ATGGCTTTCCCAACTCCAGCAGCAGTTCTTGTTGATGAGAACATGCATATACATAGAG GCAAGAGGGCTGATGCACCAAGGGCCAAACCACTGAAGCCATCAGAGAAGAAGCCTGGGCTTCAAGAGCGGAAGGCTCTTCAGGATGTGTCCAACTTTCCCAACGGCACTGCTCTGAAGGACAGATCCATGAAAGAAAAGTCCCAACAGCGGAAGGCTCTTCAGAATGTGACCAACACAATTCAAAGCAAGGACAGGCCCACCTTGAAAGAACAGAGATCTACCTTGAAAGAAAAGTCTACTCTGGGCAAACATGACGTGATTAAGAACCCAATGAATGTATTAACTGATGAAGAGATCAAAAAATGCCATGAATGGGCTAAGGATGGTGTGGAGGGTGCTCACTTCTATGATCATCAGAAGGCAGATAAGGATATGCAAGACAAAC GTGTCAAGAAGAAAGTGGCGAATGTGATGCCAGCCTTGGATGGCTGGTCAAATATGGTATTTGATCGTGTGATGTTTCCAGCTATG GAGGTTGACAAGTTCTTTGAGGAAGAGCTGGAGCTGGAACCAGAGATTCTCCCAGACATCAGTTGGGGTCTTTCTATCTCAG GTGATGAAGCAAAGTTGGCTGAAGATTCTTTTACTGATGATGAGCTCGACCAGTACCCATCTCTGGACAACCATCCGGTTATGTTTGAGCTGAGAGACGAGCCAGCGATCCCGCAGCTAGGAGTGCACTGA